The Colias croceus chromosome 6, ilColCroc2.1 genome contains the following window.
aAGATTATGGTCTATTTACATTCAATATTTgagatgaatatttttttaagtacatatttgttGTCGTTTTAATCTCACCAGATAAGCTTGTAActgtgtttaaaaattaataaactggCTACTCACCTACCTGCAGCAGGGGCAAAATTGTAATTGCACCCAATTGGCTCCTTAATAATCGTGATGTGTATAGGCAAGCAGGAGCAATTTAGAGAACACCGAAATTGATCTAACCGCCGTGAAACCGAGATTGTTTCAATATTGCCCCTGTGTCAGGTATGTGAGTAGCCggctttatattatgataccaagtttttctttcttttttgttttttcattTGAATGTTACTGTATTGTATCAAGTGCTTTTACATAACTGGAGattaatatatgtaatgtaatataattttgcatattatagtcaacaataatttaataaatgatttttataatgtatatttgtatttttcttgaattatattaatttctaagaaagaaaataaaaatactaaatttaattccatattatttttattatttacattttgtacactacagtataaatattaatgaatattatttaggcAATCTCTTCTATTTTCTTGATACCTTTTTCTTGAACTAACACGTCATGGTGTTTTGTAAGATCATCATTCTTTTCCTTAGCACTGGCTTCAACACATTCGTTGTATACTTCCTCCctgaaaaatgtatttgtatcTATTTCCTTTAATAACTAATGGTCTGCCCCGGCTTTGCCTGTGATGTTAACATGTAAGTAAGAACTGCTTATTTCAAATGAAATGGATTAAGCAGTTCTCGAGTATATCATTCAAACATTTAACTAGATATCAATACCAGGTATATAtttcctaaaataaaaatgtagcttaccggccgcggcttcgctcgctttgtctaaaacctaataaattatatactaaaatcttcctcttgaatcactctattaaattctatatacttatatctattaataaaaaaccgcatcaaaatctgttgtgtagttttaaagatttaagcttACCACGGGAcaaagaaagcgactttgttttatactatgtagtgacaaCAAATccatattatagaaaatatacctGGCCTGCTTAATTTTGTATAGTGATTTTCTTATATCATCCATTGTTACACCACTGATCTTCAACAAGCCTACGATTACTAAACCACCCACCAGACTTAGAGCAGATCctgaaaacaatatatttacaagGTAAGAGTTAAAAGTTGTTCAAAGCATTTTTCtaatataattgatttttaggcaataattttatttttacaaataattaacatagtttaaaaaatctatcatGCTTTAACATTATGATAAACTCATTGAATTATAGTACACTGTACAGTTTGAATTCTTAGCAAACTAAGAATTCAACAATGACTCAAAAGTCATAATGGGGTCACTTTCAAACATACATGTGAAGTTAAGAAAAGTGTGTTAAAAGGGACTAAATTATTGCACAAATCCATTTCcattctataataaataaaataaaagtgatGATGAGCCTTGCAAGAGATATTTAACTCATCTTGTGCTAACAGTATGTGAACATACCTAATCCAGCACCAACCAGACTTGCAGCTAACCCCAAATTAGCTTTATACACTGCCCCTGTTATTGCACCAGCTACCACATATTCCAGCACTGAATTCTTGTCTCTATAAACTGATATGGTTGTTGCTATTGAgctaaaaagaaattaaatttatgtgaacattaattttgtaatttataattgttattctTCTACACAGTTCTTATTATAGCAGAAAATTTATTGAGCATACACaggtaaaatatttgaattgtgCACCCAAATCTCTCTGTTGATATTGTGATAAATATGCAGTTATATGTGTTAAGAATAgaccattttataaaatagttacCTGTACATTGCGATGAATATTCCCAGTCTCCAGCCCCATCTTAGTGCTCCCTTAGCAAATGCTACTGTGACATAATCCTGCAGTTTCCTCTGAGAAGTTTATGTTAAATCGTCATTATCTGAATATTCTTTTGACATATAAGTTTATAGTAACaatcattttgaattttaccTTCGCTTGAAATGTAGAATTAAATACTGCAGCTTGATTATTTTCTATGAAATAGAAATAAGCATCCCTGGATTTCATAAAACCTCCATAGCAAGCGCCAAAAAATATGCCACTCATAGACGCTTGTGCGATACTGTGTAATTCTATAGAAAAATCATCATATtcactgaaaataaaacaaaattaaaattatgaggTTATGTACTAATATTTGCCTGCTCCTtgccaaaaatatattacgtaCTTTCTTCTGTACATTTGCTTAACCCTTTCCCATCCAGTTTCTGGGGCTTCTTGAATGGATTTATCAAGTAAATTGTAATCATGTTCATTACGGTGGTCAAAAAATGGAATTGCGAGCGCTGGTGTTAAACGCAATGTCGTTCCATATAAAATTctcttatttaatattctaaacattttcattaattatctatTCAGTCATCATATTTAagtaagaatattttatattatggaatattattttttacagttctaaattaattttgttatgaaaatCAGGGGGGGGACACTTAGAACAAACTgacatttattaaagaaagccACGCGATCTATACTTTGGCgagtaaaaacttatttaaataagtttatattaaatcccCAAAAGATGGCATCGCACTTTCCGAAGTTTTTGCAAAgtgaataaagatatttaaataaatggaaattattctttaaacattgttttattttaatagatcgaATGCATGTCttactttttttcaaattccaataaataattttgcgaTTTCAATCGCTTCATATggtatcaaattaataaa
Protein-coding sequences here:
- the LOC123692808 gene encoding RPII140-upstream gene protein, coding for MKMFRILNKRILYGTTLRLTPALAIPFFDHRNEHDYNLLDKSIQEAPETGWERVKQMYRRNEYDDFSIELHSIAQASMSGIFFGACYGGFMKSRDAYFYFIENNQAAVFNSTFQAKRKLQDYVTVAFAKGALRWGWRLGIFIAMYSSIATTISVYRDKNSVLEYVVAGAITGAVYKANLGLAASLVGAGLGSALSLVGGLVIVGLLKISGVTMDDIRKSLYKIKQAREEVYNECVEASAKEKNDDLTKHHDVLVQEKGIKKIEEIA